A window of the Lactuca sativa cultivar Salinas chromosome 7, Lsat_Salinas_v11, whole genome shotgun sequence genome harbors these coding sequences:
- the LOC111895678 gene encoding serine/threonine-protein kinase SRK2E, translating into MDRSALTVGPGMDLPIMHDSDRYELVRDIGSGNFGVARLMRDKHTNELVAVKYIERGEKIDENVQREIINHRSLRHPNIVRFKEVILTPTHLAIVMEYASGGELFERICNAGRFPEDEARFFFQQLISGVSYCHNMQVCHRDLKLENTLLDGSPAPRLKICDFGYSKSSVLHSQPKSTVGTPAYIAPEVLLKKEYDGKIADVWSCGVTLYVMLVGAYPFEDPDEPKNFRKTIQRILNVQYSIPSYVHISAECRHLISRIFVADPAKRITMDEIRNHEWFLKNLPSELTKENAMDQFGGPDEPSQSVDEIMQIIAEATIPPIGANNLNQYLTGSLDIDDDMDEDLESDPDLDIDSSGEIVYAM; encoded by the exons ATGGATCGATCTGCGCTTACAGTGGGTCCGGGTATGGATTTGCCTATCATGCACGATAGCGATCGCTACGAGTTAGTGAGAGACATTGGTTCTGGTAATTTTGGGGTGGCGAGGTTGATGAGGGATAAACATACTAACGAGCTTGTTGCTGTCAAATACATCGAGAGAGGTGAGAAG ATTGACGAAAATGTACAGAGGGAAATCATTAACCACAGATCACTAAGGCATCCCAATATCGTTAGATTCAAAGAG GTGATTTTAACACCAACACATCTTGCGATTGTTATGGAATATGCATCTGGAGGAGAACTGTTTGAACGTATCTGCAATGCTGGAAGGTTTCCAGAAGATGAG GCACGTTTCTTCTTCCAGCAACTGATTTCAGGAGTCAGCTACTGTCATAATATG CAAGTATGTCATCGCGATTTGAAACTAGAGAACACACTTCTAGATGGAAGCCCAGCTCCTCGTTTAAAGATTTGTGATTTTGGGTACTCCAAG TCATCTGTGTTACACTCACAACCAAAATCCACCGTTGGGACGCCTGCATATATTGCTCCAGAAGTCTTGCTTAAAAAAGAATATGATGGCAAG ATTGCAGATGTGTGGTCATGTGGTGTAACATTATATGTTATGCTTGTTGGAGCTTATCCTTTTGAAGACCCTGATGAACCCAAGAATTTCCGCAAGACTATACag AGAATTCTCAATGTCCAATACTCGATTCCATCGTATGTTCATATATCTGCTGAGTGTCGCCATTTAATCTCAAGAATCTTTGTTGCTGATCCTGCTAAA cGGATAACAATGGATGAAATAAGAAACCACGAATGGTTTTTGAAGAACTTACCATCCGAATTGACGAAAGAAAATGCAATGGACCAATTTGGTGGGCCCGATGAACCGAGTCAAAGTGTCGATGAAATAATGCAAATAATTGCAGAAGCTACAATTCCTCCAATTGGAGCTAATAATTTGAATCAATATCTTACTGGGAGTTTGGATATTGATGATGACATGGACGAGGATTTGGAGAGTGATCCGGATTTGGATATTGATAGTAGTGGGGAGATAGTTTATGCAATGTGA